One Esox lucius isolate fEsoLuc1 chromosome 1, fEsoLuc1.pri, whole genome shotgun sequence genomic region harbors:
- the LOC105029130 gene encoding period circadian protein homolog 2 isoform X2: MSEASAKQYFTVEGSEMDRERNLFQIEENGGSPCEPVSQLHCMSGFGEDGGAEVEPELGLASEGSDSSQDQPASPSLPHDDRKRPHPALHEDVEMTGCGSGSGTESHGNESHGNESHGNVSLGSFNGNSCSAKDSALLESSGSNKRNRDSSDQATFFQSSTVQFCSNTHSPSPPSSSIAFSLVSSEQDNPSTSGCSSEQSAKAKTQKELCKTLKELKMHPPSDKRCKGKASTLHTLTYALRCVKQVQASEEYYRMLMIKDRQPPGLEMSSYTVEEISSITSEYTNKNTDMFAVTVSLITGRIVYISDQATTILHCHRDRFSNAKFVEFLTPQDVSVFYSFTAPYRLPSWSMCTGSESSPSECMQEKSFFCRISGGKEREGSLQYYPFRMTPYLMKVQGAELSEEQFCCLLLAERVHSGYDAPRIPSDKRIFTTTHTPSCLFQEVDERAVPLLGYLPQDLKGTPVLLHLHPSDRPLMLAVHRKILQSVGQPFDHSIRFCARNGEYITIDTSWSSFVNPWSRKVSFVIGRHKVRMGPVNEDVFAVPAFTNEKLVDPDTREITEQIHRTLLQPVHNMGSSGYGSHGSNASHEPLRSVASPSESNSNGNVAEESGKSKPRTFQEICKGVHMLKNQEQQVYQLPSSKLESTRTTERAQQQESLAVRVKESAVPPLSVKDSAAPGDVIEELICKDQTVYSYQQISCLDGVVRYLESCNVPITVKRRYQLSSNTTSSNSDEDKKGSERSLQVSQDPGLPTKALKKRPSGAAPVVGGHMSPLAPPNKADSVVSITSQCSYSSTIVHVGDKKPQPDSEITEDVAESPAPPMLPVCVVSPPSQEKEAYKRLGLTKHVLAAHTQKEEQAFLTRCKDLKNARTFQKHCSNYLHRQRVSSNTLDVADTLGVTEQNVARPEISTAAAKKGSRNKKSKKPRMKRPDSSDSAVSHRMPLPPLQGLNQTSWSPSEASQSQAFPIPYPAIVPGYPLPVYPAGPATPDQPTCPDPSLSAGFGEGQSSLAPPTAAPYPASLMTPVVALVVPNYLFPQIGPIGQIATAPGPSFFPEQPAYQPQTSYPAQQPFQTAYTSQQPFSRTPSQTTFNPQQAFQVPQPSYATQQPSQTTYTTQQPSQTTYTTQQPSQTTYTTQQPSQATYTTQQPSQTTYTTQQPSQATYTTQQPSQATYTTQQPSQTTYTTQQPSQTTYTTQQPFPAQMAYTAQPVFPSQPSFPVQAQFVPQVSYPTQAFPFGLPSESPKSPAPSPASHCSTPASTAREPASSPPLFESRCSSPLQLNLLQLDDSRSAVGQDSVAPPSGAPGSSTAADKSLAAQSEEDLLQVERPGDAHSDGHSSSSDLLDMVLHDETDSTFGSGSGSGCKSGSGSNDTGTSSGASGSRNGGYNTSRYFGSVDSLEKVPKATVVGKTRVRDETKPGQNQGDGEHLGYVPQEPFWMPVANASDDNIMMNYEVPSRDIQNVLRQDKERLRQMQKCQPHFSSVQRRELVEVHPWMKRGILPKTINVKECLYCEDAASAAIEEDHPNMEEEESVLPLPH; this comes from the exons ATGTCTGAAGCCAGTGCCAAGCAGTACTTCACTGTAGAGGGGAGCGAGATGGATCGGGAGAGGAACCTATTCCAGATAGAAGAGAACGGTGGTTCCCCATGTGAACCAGTGTCCCAACTGCACTGCATGTCTGGTTTCGGGGAAGACGGTGGGGCTGAAGTAGAACCTGAGCTGGGATTGGCTTCTGAGGGGAGTGACAGCAGCCAAGACCAACCAGCCTCTCCCAGCCTGCCCCATGATGACAGGAAGCGACCACACCCAGCGCTGCACGAGGATGTCGAGATGACTGGCTGTGGGTCTGGGAGCGGGACAGAATCCCACGGAAATGAGTCCCATGGCAACGAGTCCCATGGAAACGTGTCGCTGGGTAGCTTCAACGGCAACAGCTGCTCTGCCAAAGATTCTGCCCTGCTGGAGTCATCTGGGAGCAACAAGAG aaatcgagactcatcagaccaggcaacattcttccagtcttcaactgtccaattttg TTCAAACACTCACAGCCCCTCACCTCCAAGCAGCTCTATTGCCTTCAGCCTGGTGAGCTCAGAGCAGGACAACCCATCTACCAGCGGCTGCAG TAGCGAACAGTCGGCCAAAGCCAAGACACAGAAAGAACTCTGCAAAACATTGAAGGAGTTGAAGATGCACCCGCCGTCAGACAAGAGGTGCAAGGGCAAGGCCAGCACACTCCACACACTGACGTATGCCCTGCGCTGCGTCAAACAGGTCCAAG CCAGTGAAGAGTACTACCGGATGTTGATGATCAAAGACCGTCAGCCACCAGGCCTGGAAATGTCCTCATACACTGTAGAAGAGATCAGCAGCATCACTTCAGAGTACACCAACAAGAACACA GACATGTTTGCCGTGACTGTGTCTCTCATCACGGGGAGGATTGTTTACATCTCGGACCAGGCGACGACCATCTTGCACTGCCATCGGGATCGCTTCAGCAATGCGAAGTTCGTAGAGTTCCTGACCCCCCAGGATGTCAGTGTGTTCTACAGCTTCACAGCGCCCTACCGCCTGCCCTCTTGGAGCATGTGCACTGGATCTG aaTCGTCTCCCTCAGAGTGCATGCAGGAGAAATCATTCTTCTGCCGCATCAG CggtggaaaggagagagaggggagccTGCAGTACTACCCGTTCCGTATGACCCCCTACCTGATGAAGGTCCAGGGCGCTGAGCTGTCTGAGGAACAATTCTGCTGCCTCCTACTGGCTGAAAGGGTACACTCTGGCTACGATG CCCCTAGGATCCCTTCTGACAAACGCATCTTTACCACGACACACACTCCCAGCTGTCTGTTTCAGGAGGTGGACGAGAG GGCTGTTCCATTGTTGGGATACCTCCCCCAGGATTTAAAGGGAACCCCGGTTCTGTTGCACCTGCATCCCAGTGACCGGCCTCTCATGTTGGCTGTCCACCGCAAGA TTCTTCAGAGCGTAGGCCAGCCGTTTGACCACTCAATACGCTTCTGTGCACGAAACGGAGAATACATCACAATAGATACCAGCTGGTCCAGTTTCGTCAACCCCTGGAGCCGAAAGGTCTCCTTCGTTATCGGCAGGCACAAAGTCCGCAT GGGTCCGGTAAATGAAGACGTGTTTGCAGTTCCTGCCTTTACAAATGAGAAGCTTGTGGACCCTGACACCCGGGAGATCACAGAGCAGATCCACAGAACGTTGCTGCAG CCGGTCCACAACATGGGCTCCAGTGGTTACGGTAGCCATGGCAGCAATGCTTCCCATGAGCCTCTGCGCAGTGTGGCGTCGCCGAGCGAGAGCAACAGCAACGGAAATGTGGCTGAAGAGTCGGGGAAATCCAAGCCG AGGACATTCCAGGAGATCTGTAAAGGGGTCCACATGTTAAAGAATCAGGAGCAGCAGGTCTACCAGCTCCCTTCTTCCAAACTTGAATCGACGAGGACCACTGAGA GAGCTCAGCAGCAGGAGAGTCTAGCAGTGCGTGTGAAGGAGTCTGCTGTACCTCCTCTGTCGGTCAAGGACAGCGCAGCTCCTGGTGATGTCATAGAGGAGCTCATCTGTAAAGACCAGACTGTCTATTCATATCAGCAGATCAGCTGTCTGGACGGTGTCGTCCGATATCTGGAGAGCTGTAACGTTCCAATCACGGTAAAGAGGAGATACCAGTTGTCCTCCAACACCACATCGTCCAACTCCGATGAGGACAAGAAGGGCTCTGAGAGGAGCTTGCAAGTCTCACAAG ATCCAGGTCTGCCTACGAAGGCTCTTAAGAAGCGTCCCTCTGGCGCCGCCCCGGTGGTGGGAGGGCACATGTCACCACTGGCACCGCCCAACAAAGCAGACAGTGTGGTGTCCATCACCAGCCAGTGTAGCTACAGCAGCACCATTGTCCACGTAGGAGACAAGAAACCCCAGCCAGATTCTG AGATCACTGAGGACGTAGCTGAGAGTCCCGCCCCCCCAATGCTGCCTGTCTGCGTGGTCTCCCCGCCCAGCCAAGAGAAGGAAGCTTATAAGAGGCTGGGTCTGACCAAGCATGTACTGGCAGCACACACCCAGAAGGAAGAGCAAGCCTTTCTCACCCGCTGCAAGGACCTCAAAAATGCTAGAACCTTCCAGAAACACTGCAGCAACTATCTGCACAGACAGAGAGTTTCGTCAAACACTCTCG ATGTGGCAGATACCCTGGGCGTTACTGAACAGAACGTGGCCCGGCCTGAAATCTCCACCGCTGCAGCCAAGAAGGGCAGCCGCAACAAGAAGTCCAAGAAGCCCCGCATGAAGCGGCCCGATTCGTCAGACAGCGCTGTCTCTCACCGCatgcccctccctcccctgcaGGGACTAAACCAGACTTCCTGGTCCCCCTCTGAAGCCTCCCAGTCCCAGGCCTTTCCTATACCCTACCCAGCCATAGTGCCAGGGTACCCCCTTCCAGTTTACCCTGCTGGCCCTGCCACCCCTGATCAGCCCACTTGCCCTGACCCCTCCCTCTCCGCTGGCTTTGGGGAGGGCCAGAGCAGCTTGGCTCCGCCCACTGCGGCGCCATACCCTGCCTCCCTCATGACCCCTGTGGTGGCTTTGGTTGTACCCAACTACCTGTTCCCTCAGATTGGACCCATTGGTCAAATTGCTACAGCACCCGGACCTTCCTTCTTCCCTGAGCAGCCTGCCTACCAACCCCAAACCAGCTACCCTGCCCAGCAGCCCTTTCAAACAGCCTACACCTCCCAGCAGCCATTCTCAAGAACGCCTTCTCAGACAACCTTCAACCCGCAGCAGGCCTTCCAAGTCCCCCAGCCTTCCTATGCTACCCAGCAGCCCTCCCAAACCACCTACACTACCCAGCAGCCCTCCCAAACCACCTACACTACCCAGCAGCCCTCCCAAACCACCTACACTACCCAGCAGCCCTCCCAAGCCACCTACACTACCCAGCAGCCCTCCCAAACCACCTACACTACCCAGCAGCCCTCCCAAGCCACCTACACTACCCAGCAGCCCTCCCAAGCCACCTACACTACCCAGCAGCCCTCCCAAACCACCTACACTACCCAGCAGCCCTCCCAAACCACCTACACTACCCAGCAGCCTTTCCCAGCACAGATGGCTTACACTGCCCAACCGGTCTTTCCCTCCCAGCCCTCGTTCCCGGTGCAAGCTCAGTTTGTGCCCCAGGTTTCCTACCCCACACAGGCCTTCCCCTTTGGCCTTCCTTCTGAGTCCCCCAAGTCTCCGGCCCCAAGTCCAGCGTCTCACTgctccacccctgcctccacggCCCGGGAACCGGCTTCATCCCCGCCGCTGTTTGAGTCACGCTGCAGCTCCCCCCTGCAACTCAACCTGCTGCAGTTGGATGACAGCCGCTCTGCAGTCGGGCAGGACAGCGTGGCGCCCCCTAGTGGAGCTCCAGGGAGCAGTACAGCGGCAGATAAGAGTCTAGCTGCTCAGTCTGAGGAGGACCTACTGCAG GTGGAGCGTCCAGGTGATGCGCACAGTGACGGTCACTCCTCATCCAGTGACTTACTGGACATGGTTCTGCATGATGAGACCGACTCCACCTTCGGTTCTGGCTCCGGATCTGGGTGTAAATCTGGATCCGGGTCCAATGACACAGGGACATCCAGTGGTGCTTCTGGCAGCAGGAATG GGGGCTATAACACCAGCAGGTACTTCGGCAGTGTGGACTCATTGGAGAAGGTCCCAAAAGCCACAGTTGTGGGTAAGACCAGAGTGAGGGATGAGACTAAGCCCGGCCAGAACCAGGGGGATGGGGAACACTTAGGGTATGTTCCCCAGGAACCCTTCTGGATGCCAGTGGCCAACGCCAGTGATGACAACATCATGATGAACTATGAGGTGCCCTCACG GGATATCCAGAACGTGTTGAGACAAGACAAGGAGAGGCTGAGACAGATGCAGAAGTGTCAGCCACATTTCTCCTCTGTCCAGCGTAGGGAGCTTGTAGAGGTACATCCCTGGATGAAGAGAGGGATCCTGCCCAAGACCATCAACGTCAAG GAGTGTTTGTACTGTGAGGATGCAGCTTCTGCCGCCATAGAAGAGGACCATCCTaacatggaggaagaggagagtgtCTTGCCCCTCCCACATTGA
- the LOC105029130 gene encoding period circadian protein homolog 2 isoform X4 translates to MSEASAKQYFTVEGSEMDRERNLFQIEENGGSPCEPVSQLHCMSGFGEDGGAEVEPELGLASEGSDSSQDQPASPSLPHDDRKRPHPALHEDVEMTGCGSGSGTESHGNESHGNESHGNVSLGSFNGNSCSAKDSALLESSGSNKSSNTHSPSPPSSSIAFSLVSSEQDNPSTSGCSSEQSAKAKTQKELCKTLKELKMHPPSDKRCKGKASTLHTLTYALRCVKQVQASEEYYRMLMIKDRQPPGLEMSSYTVEEISSITSEYTNKNTDMFAVTVSLITGRIVYISDQATTILHCHRDRFSNAKFVEFLTPQDVSVFYSFTAPYRLPSWSMCTGSESSPSECMQEKSFFCRISGGKEREGSLQYYPFRMTPYLMKVQGAELSEEQFCCLLLAERVHSGYDAPRIPSDKRIFTTTHTPSCLFQEVDERAVPLLGYLPQDLKGTPVLLHLHPSDRPLMLAVHRKILQSVGQPFDHSIRFCARNGEYITIDTSWSSFVNPWSRKVSFVIGRHKVRMGPVNEDVFAVPAFTNEKLVDPDTREITEQIHRTLLQPVHNMGSSGYGSHGSNASHEPLRSVASPSESNSNGNVAEESGKSKPRTFQEICKGVHMLKNQEQQVYQLPSSKLESTRTTETGAQQQESLAVRVKESAVPPLSVKDSAAPGDVIEELICKDQTVYSYQQISCLDGVVRYLESCNVPITVKRRYQLSSNTTSSNSDEDKKGSERSLQVSQDPGLPTKALKKRPSGAAPVVGGHMSPLAPPNKADSVVSITSQCSYSSTIVHVGDKKPQPDSEITEDVAESPAPPMLPVCVVSPPSQEKEAYKRLGLTKHVLAAHTQKEEQAFLTRCKDLKNARTFQKHCSNYLHRQRVSSNTLDVADTLGVTEQNVARPEISTAAAKKGSRNKKSKKPRMKRPDSSDSAVSHRMPLPPLQGLNQTSWSPSEASQSQAFPIPYPAIVPGYPLPVYPAGPATPDQPTCPDPSLSAGFGEGQSSLAPPTAAPYPASLMTPVVALVVPNYLFPQIGPIGQIATAPGPSFFPEQPAYQPQTSYPAQQPFQTAYTSQQPFSRTPSQTTFNPQQAFQVPQPSYATQQPSQTTYTTQQPSQTTYTTQQPSQTTYTTQQPSQATYTTQQPSQTTYTTQQPSQATYTTQQPSQATYTTQQPSQTTYTTQQPSQTTYTTQQPFPAQMAYTAQPVFPSQPSFPVQAQFVPQVSYPTQAFPFGLPSESPKSPAPSPASHCSTPASTAREPASSPPLFESRCSSPLQLNLLQLDDSRSAVGQDSVAPPSGAPGSSTAADKSLAAQSEEDLLQVERPGDAHSDGHSSSSDLLDMVLHDETDSTFGSGSGSGCKSGSGSNDTGTSSGASGSRNGGYNTSRYFGSVDSLEKVPKATVVGKTRVRDETKPGQNQGDGEHLGYVPQEPFWMPVANASDDNIMMNYEVPSRDIQNVLRQDKERLRQMQKCQPHFSSVQRRELVEVHPWMKRGILPKTINVKECLYCEDAASAAIEEDHPNMEEEESVLPLPH, encoded by the exons ATGTCTGAAGCCAGTGCCAAGCAGTACTTCACTGTAGAGGGGAGCGAGATGGATCGGGAGAGGAACCTATTCCAGATAGAAGAGAACGGTGGTTCCCCATGTGAACCAGTGTCCCAACTGCACTGCATGTCTGGTTTCGGGGAAGACGGTGGGGCTGAAGTAGAACCTGAGCTGGGATTGGCTTCTGAGGGGAGTGACAGCAGCCAAGACCAACCAGCCTCTCCCAGCCTGCCCCATGATGACAGGAAGCGACCACACCCAGCGCTGCACGAGGATGTCGAGATGACTGGCTGTGGGTCTGGGAGCGGGACAGAATCCCACGGAAATGAGTCCCATGGCAACGAGTCCCATGGAAACGTGTCGCTGGGTAGCTTCAACGGCAACAGCTGCTCTGCCAAAGATTCTGCCCTGCTGGAGTCATCTGGGAGCAACAAGAG TTCAAACACTCACAGCCCCTCACCTCCAAGCAGCTCTATTGCCTTCAGCCTGGTGAGCTCAGAGCAGGACAACCCATCTACCAGCGGCTGCAG TAGCGAACAGTCGGCCAAAGCCAAGACACAGAAAGAACTCTGCAAAACATTGAAGGAGTTGAAGATGCACCCGCCGTCAGACAAGAGGTGCAAGGGCAAGGCCAGCACACTCCACACACTGACGTATGCCCTGCGCTGCGTCAAACAGGTCCAAG CCAGTGAAGAGTACTACCGGATGTTGATGATCAAAGACCGTCAGCCACCAGGCCTGGAAATGTCCTCATACACTGTAGAAGAGATCAGCAGCATCACTTCAGAGTACACCAACAAGAACACA GACATGTTTGCCGTGACTGTGTCTCTCATCACGGGGAGGATTGTTTACATCTCGGACCAGGCGACGACCATCTTGCACTGCCATCGGGATCGCTTCAGCAATGCGAAGTTCGTAGAGTTCCTGACCCCCCAGGATGTCAGTGTGTTCTACAGCTTCACAGCGCCCTACCGCCTGCCCTCTTGGAGCATGTGCACTGGATCTG aaTCGTCTCCCTCAGAGTGCATGCAGGAGAAATCATTCTTCTGCCGCATCAG CggtggaaaggagagagaggggagccTGCAGTACTACCCGTTCCGTATGACCCCCTACCTGATGAAGGTCCAGGGCGCTGAGCTGTCTGAGGAACAATTCTGCTGCCTCCTACTGGCTGAAAGGGTACACTCTGGCTACGATG CCCCTAGGATCCCTTCTGACAAACGCATCTTTACCACGACACACACTCCCAGCTGTCTGTTTCAGGAGGTGGACGAGAG GGCTGTTCCATTGTTGGGATACCTCCCCCAGGATTTAAAGGGAACCCCGGTTCTGTTGCACCTGCATCCCAGTGACCGGCCTCTCATGTTGGCTGTCCACCGCAAGA TTCTTCAGAGCGTAGGCCAGCCGTTTGACCACTCAATACGCTTCTGTGCACGAAACGGAGAATACATCACAATAGATACCAGCTGGTCCAGTTTCGTCAACCCCTGGAGCCGAAAGGTCTCCTTCGTTATCGGCAGGCACAAAGTCCGCAT GGGTCCGGTAAATGAAGACGTGTTTGCAGTTCCTGCCTTTACAAATGAGAAGCTTGTGGACCCTGACACCCGGGAGATCACAGAGCAGATCCACAGAACGTTGCTGCAG CCGGTCCACAACATGGGCTCCAGTGGTTACGGTAGCCATGGCAGCAATGCTTCCCATGAGCCTCTGCGCAGTGTGGCGTCGCCGAGCGAGAGCAACAGCAACGGAAATGTGGCTGAAGAGTCGGGGAAATCCAAGCCG AGGACATTCCAGGAGATCTGTAAAGGGGTCCACATGTTAAAGAATCAGGAGCAGCAGGTCTACCAGCTCCCTTCTTCCAAACTTGAATCGACGAGGACCACTGAGA CAGGAGCTCAGCAGCAGGAGAGTCTAGCAGTGCGTGTGAAGGAGTCTGCTGTACCTCCTCTGTCGGTCAAGGACAGCGCAGCTCCTGGTGATGTCATAGAGGAGCTCATCTGTAAAGACCAGACTGTCTATTCATATCAGCAGATCAGCTGTCTGGACGGTGTCGTCCGATATCTGGAGAGCTGTAACGTTCCAATCACGGTAAAGAGGAGATACCAGTTGTCCTCCAACACCACATCGTCCAACTCCGATGAGGACAAGAAGGGCTCTGAGAGGAGCTTGCAAGTCTCACAAG ATCCAGGTCTGCCTACGAAGGCTCTTAAGAAGCGTCCCTCTGGCGCCGCCCCGGTGGTGGGAGGGCACATGTCACCACTGGCACCGCCCAACAAAGCAGACAGTGTGGTGTCCATCACCAGCCAGTGTAGCTACAGCAGCACCATTGTCCACGTAGGAGACAAGAAACCCCAGCCAGATTCTG AGATCACTGAGGACGTAGCTGAGAGTCCCGCCCCCCCAATGCTGCCTGTCTGCGTGGTCTCCCCGCCCAGCCAAGAGAAGGAAGCTTATAAGAGGCTGGGTCTGACCAAGCATGTACTGGCAGCACACACCCAGAAGGAAGAGCAAGCCTTTCTCACCCGCTGCAAGGACCTCAAAAATGCTAGAACCTTCCAGAAACACTGCAGCAACTATCTGCACAGACAGAGAGTTTCGTCAAACACTCTCG ATGTGGCAGATACCCTGGGCGTTACTGAACAGAACGTGGCCCGGCCTGAAATCTCCACCGCTGCAGCCAAGAAGGGCAGCCGCAACAAGAAGTCCAAGAAGCCCCGCATGAAGCGGCCCGATTCGTCAGACAGCGCTGTCTCTCACCGCatgcccctccctcccctgcaGGGACTAAACCAGACTTCCTGGTCCCCCTCTGAAGCCTCCCAGTCCCAGGCCTTTCCTATACCCTACCCAGCCATAGTGCCAGGGTACCCCCTTCCAGTTTACCCTGCTGGCCCTGCCACCCCTGATCAGCCCACTTGCCCTGACCCCTCCCTCTCCGCTGGCTTTGGGGAGGGCCAGAGCAGCTTGGCTCCGCCCACTGCGGCGCCATACCCTGCCTCCCTCATGACCCCTGTGGTGGCTTTGGTTGTACCCAACTACCTGTTCCCTCAGATTGGACCCATTGGTCAAATTGCTACAGCACCCGGACCTTCCTTCTTCCCTGAGCAGCCTGCCTACCAACCCCAAACCAGCTACCCTGCCCAGCAGCCCTTTCAAACAGCCTACACCTCCCAGCAGCCATTCTCAAGAACGCCTTCTCAGACAACCTTCAACCCGCAGCAGGCCTTCCAAGTCCCCCAGCCTTCCTATGCTACCCAGCAGCCCTCCCAAACCACCTACACTACCCAGCAGCCCTCCCAAACCACCTACACTACCCAGCAGCCCTCCCAAACCACCTACACTACCCAGCAGCCCTCCCAAGCCACCTACACTACCCAGCAGCCCTCCCAAACCACCTACACTACCCAGCAGCCCTCCCAAGCCACCTACACTACCCAGCAGCCCTCCCAAGCCACCTACACTACCCAGCAGCCCTCCCAAACCACCTACACTACCCAGCAGCCCTCCCAAACCACCTACACTACCCAGCAGCCTTTCCCAGCACAGATGGCTTACACTGCCCAACCGGTCTTTCCCTCCCAGCCCTCGTTCCCGGTGCAAGCTCAGTTTGTGCCCCAGGTTTCCTACCCCACACAGGCCTTCCCCTTTGGCCTTCCTTCTGAGTCCCCCAAGTCTCCGGCCCCAAGTCCAGCGTCTCACTgctccacccctgcctccacggCCCGGGAACCGGCTTCATCCCCGCCGCTGTTTGAGTCACGCTGCAGCTCCCCCCTGCAACTCAACCTGCTGCAGTTGGATGACAGCCGCTCTGCAGTCGGGCAGGACAGCGTGGCGCCCCCTAGTGGAGCTCCAGGGAGCAGTACAGCGGCAGATAAGAGTCTAGCTGCTCAGTCTGAGGAGGACCTACTGCAG GTGGAGCGTCCAGGTGATGCGCACAGTGACGGTCACTCCTCATCCAGTGACTTACTGGACATGGTTCTGCATGATGAGACCGACTCCACCTTCGGTTCTGGCTCCGGATCTGGGTGTAAATCTGGATCCGGGTCCAATGACACAGGGACATCCAGTGGTGCTTCTGGCAGCAGGAATG GGGGCTATAACACCAGCAGGTACTTCGGCAGTGTGGACTCATTGGAGAAGGTCCCAAAAGCCACAGTTGTGGGTAAGACCAGAGTGAGGGATGAGACTAAGCCCGGCCAGAACCAGGGGGATGGGGAACACTTAGGGTATGTTCCCCAGGAACCCTTCTGGATGCCAGTGGCCAACGCCAGTGATGACAACATCATGATGAACTATGAGGTGCCCTCACG GGATATCCAGAACGTGTTGAGACAAGACAAGGAGAGGCTGAGACAGATGCAGAAGTGTCAGCCACATTTCTCCTCTGTCCAGCGTAGGGAGCTTGTAGAGGTACATCCCTGGATGAAGAGAGGGATCCTGCCCAAGACCATCAACGTCAAG GAGTGTTTGTACTGTGAGGATGCAGCTTCTGCCGCCATAGAAGAGGACCATCCTaacatggaggaagaggagagtgtCTTGCCCCTCCCACATTGA